The genomic DNA CGGCGTGGTCAACTTCGTCACCAAACGGGCGGGCCCGAAGCCCGTTACCAGCACCGGGCTGGTGCTCGACTCGAACGGCGGCGCGGTGGCCAGCGTGGACGTGGCGCGCCGCTTCGGCGCGACCGGCCAGGTGGGCGTGCGCGTCAACGCGGCCGGCGGCACCTTGGGCTCGCACATGGACGGCGTCGGCAACGGCAACCGGGCCTTCGCGGCCGTCGCGCTGGACTGGAGCGCCAGCCCGCGCCTGCGTCTCAAGGCGGACGTGGAATACCAGCGCCGCCGCGTCACCGAGCAAGCCGGCGTGATGCTGCCGGCGGCCGTCGCGGGCGTCATTCCCCTGCCGCGCCCAATCGATCCGCGCCGCGCCGTCGGTCCCGACTGGGCGCGGTTCGCCACCGAATCGAGCAACCTGCAGCTGCGCGCCGATTACGCCATCGGCGACGACTGGGTGCTGACGGTCGAAGGCGGCCATGCGCAAACGCGGCGCGAGCGCAACCTGGCCATCTTCCGCTTCGCCAGCGCGGCCGCCGTGGCGACGGGCGCCGGCCGCATCGCCGGCAACAGCCAGCTGCTCGACGTCGACGCGGACATGCTGCGCGCCGAGTTGTCCGGCACCGTCACGACCGGCCCGCTGCGCCACGACGTCACGCTGGGCGCCACCCGCACCGACAAGGGCCAGGCACCGATCCACCAGGCCAGCTATGCCATCCCCGCGCAGAACCTGTACGACCCATTGCCGGTGTCGCACGTGCCCGGCACCGTCATCGGCGCGGCACCCGCGCAGCCGACGACGGCGGCGCTGGACAGCCGCGACACTGGCCTGTACCTGGTCGACCGGATGGCGCTGACGCCGCGCTGGCAGCTGGTCGCCGGCGTGCGTGCCGCCCGCTTCCAGAGCGAACAGGGTGCCAGCCATTACCGCGTCAGCCGCGCCACGCCGCTGGCGGCGCTGGTGTGGCGCCCCGCCACCGACGTCTCGCTGTACGCGTCGGCGGCGCAGGGGCTGGAGGAAGGCGAGACGGCGCCCACCGGCAGCGCCAACCAGGGCGAGCGGCTGGCGCCGGGCGTCAGCCGGCAGAAGGAAGTCGGCGTGCGCTGGGGCGCGCCGGCTGGCACCTTGCTGCAGGCGGCGCTGTTCGACATCGACCGTCCCGGCTACTACACCAATGCCGCCGACGTGTTCACGGCCGACGGCGCGCAGCGCTATCACGGCATGGAAGCGTCGGCGCAAGGCAAGCTGACGGCGCGGCTGGCGTGGCAGTTGTCCGGCCAACTGATCGACGCCGAGTTCCGGCGCATCGGCGCGGCCTACGACGGCAAGCTGCCGGAGAACACGGCGCGGCGCACCGCCAGCGCGTTCGCCTCCTACGAGCTGGGGGCCGGGCTGTCCGTCAACGGCGGCGCATATTACACCGGGCGCCGTCCCGTCAACGACCTGGACCAGGCTTTCCTCGGCGGCACCACGCTGTTCGCGCTGGGCGCGCGCTACGTCGCGCCGCTGGCGGGCCGCGCCGTCACGTGGCAGCTCAACGTCGACAACGCGGCCGACAAGCGCTATTGGGCCGGCGCCGGCACGCGGCTGGCGGCCGGGCTGCCGCGCAGCGTCAAGCTGATGGCGAAGGTGGACTGGTAGCCGCGTCCGCGGCCGACAGCGGCGCGCCGATCGCATAATAATGGCCGCCGGCCACGTGGTGCAGGCTGCGCCATTCGGGGCCGGCTTCCTCGAAGCGCCAGTGGCCGTTGGCGAACACCCGCGCGTCGGCCCATGCCGCCTCCACCTCGCCGATGAACAGGTCGTAGGCCTGCTGGTTGTGCGGCTCCGGCACCAGGCGGCACGCCAGCCAGGCGGCGCAGCCCGCGACCAGCGGCGTCGGCTCGGCGTCCTGCTGGAACAGCGTCACGCCG from Pseudoduganella armeniaca includes the following:
- a CDS encoding TonB-dependent siderophore receptor, with translation MPDSTLPRHAAALALSLALALTLPPLALAQAEEPALQAVRITAAKADGFMPYTVEAGTFRGGDILDVPSTVNVITRAVLELQAAGGLYDAVRNTAGVTRQQNGGETWDQLVIRGIAVENRTNYRLNGTLPIMNFTQVALENKERVEVLKGATALYYGFTSPAGVVNFVTKRAGPKPVTSTGLVLDSNGGAVASVDVARRFGATGQVGVRVNAAGGTLGSHMDGVGNGNRAFAAVALDWSASPRLRLKADVEYQRRRVTEQAGVMLPAAVAGVIPLPRPIDPRRAVGPDWARFATESSNLQLRADYAIGDDWVLTVEGGHAQTRRERNLAIFRFASAAAVATGAGRIAGNSQLLDVDADMLRAELSGTVTTGPLRHDVTLGATRTDKGQAPIHQASYAIPAQNLYDPLPVSHVPGTVIGAAPAQPTTAALDSRDTGLYLVDRMALTPRWQLVAGVRAARFQSEQGASHYRVSRATPLAALVWRPATDVSLYASAAQGLEEGETAPTGSANQGERLAPGVSRQKEVGVRWGAPAGTLLQAALFDIDRPGYYTNAADVFTADGAQRYHGMEASAQGKLTARLAWQLSGQLIDAEFRRIGAAYDGKLPENTARRTASAFASYELGAGLSVNGGAYYTGRRPVNDLDQAFLGGTTLFALGARYVAPLAGRAVTWQLNVDNAADKRYWAGAGTRLAAGLPRSVKLMAKVDW